The segment ACGCGTCTCGCGTGTTCCCTTTTGCGTCTCGCGAAAGAGCTCGTCCCAGCCATCGGACGAGACGTCCGCTGGAACACGCGAGACGCGTGCGCTCCCGGGAAACTTCTGCTCCATATCCTTTCCAAAAAAACCCGCCTCAACATTTTCCCGCCGACGCTTGTCGAATGGAGCACATTGCCTGATTTTTCCCTCACCTCATGAAAAGATTTCTCCTCTTCGTCCTCCTGCTCGGCCTAGGGCTCGGCTATTTCTATTACCAGAAACAAGGTCAGCTCACGCGGCATTCCACCAACTGGCGGCCGGAGAAATTTACCCCCGCCGACAAGCCGAAGCTCGGGGAAGGCGACCTCGAGATCCTCTCGCGACTCGACTCGGAATACAAAAAACTCTCCAGCGCCGTCGTGCCGTCCGTGGTCAGCATCACCACGTCGCGACGCATCGAGCAGCAGCAAATCGACCCGCTGGAATTTTTCTTCGGACGCCGCCGCCAGGGACGCACCCGGCAGCAGGTGCAATCGTCGCTCGGCTCCGGCTTCATCGTCAGCAAGGAAGGCCACATCGTGACGAATAATCACGTGATCGAAAACATGGACGAGATCCAGGTGCAACTCGCCGACGGCCGCACCGCTCCCGCGAAAATCCTCGGAGCCGACCCCGTGACCGACCTCGCGGTGCTGAAGATCGAACTGCCAAACATCACGCCGCTCGCCATGGGCAACTCCGACGAAGTCGAGGTCGGCCAGCTCGTTTTTGCCATCGGCAACCCCTATGGATTGCAGGAAAGTGTGAGTCAGGGAATTATCAGCGCCAAAGGACGCAAGGCGACTTCCGACAGTATGGTCGAGGCGTTTCAGACCGATGCGGCGGTCAATCGCGGCAACTCTGGCGGGCCGCTGGTGAACATTCGCGGCGAGGTCATCGGCGTGAATAGCTCGATCTTTTCCGAGTCGGGCGGCAACCAGGGCATCGCGTTTGCCATTCCCTCGAACACGGTGAAAAACACAGTCGAAAGCGTCATTTCCCGGGGAAAAGTCGTGCGCGGCTACCTCGGCGTCACCATGCAAGTCGTCTCCCCCGAGCTTGCCAGCCAGGTGGGCGCGACCGGGCTCGATGGCGTGATCGTCGAGGAAGTGATGGACGGTTCGCCCGCCGACATCGCCGGGGTGCAGCCGGGGGACATCATTAAAAAATTCAACGGCAAGGAGATCGCCGACCCGGTGGCGCTGCGCAACAACGTCTCGCAAATGCCCATCGACTCGAAGGTCGAGTTGGTGGTGTTGCGCGATAATCAGGAGAAAAAACTGACCGCCAAGATCCTCGAGCAACCGGAGAATTACGCCGCGCTGGCGGCTCGTCAACGGCGGGCGCCCGCTCCGGTCAATCCGCGTTCGTCCGCCACTCCGAATGTGCCCGCACCGGCGCAGGCGATGGTCGGCATCGAAGTCGCCGATGCCGAGGATGGCGGCGGCGTGGTGGTGACGGCAGTGGATGAAAACACGCCTGCCGGTCGGAAGTTGAAGGAGGGCGACGTGATCCAGGAGATTAACCGCAACCCGATTCATTCGGTGGATGAATACCGCGCGCTGGTCAGCACGCTCGATCCGAATGCGAGTCAGGTCCTGTTCGTCGTGCGCGGACGCCAGAGATCGTTCGTGGTCGTGCCTGCCAGATAAAGAAAGATTGAGCGGGTTTCGCAGGTTTGCGATGCAGAAAGGGTCGTTTATTGAAATCCGGCCCAAATCTATTGAAATTGCGACGCAAACTATCGAAATTCGCGGCCAGTCTATTGAATTTCTAGTCGTGGCGATTGAACTTTGAGACATCGCTGTTGAAAATTCCCGCGCGTCCATTGAAAATTCTTCTGTCGCCATCGAAAATACTGGCAGCTCCATTGAAATGGAACTCGTGGCGATTCAAATGGGACGTGTTGCGATTGAAATTCGCGACGACTCCATTGAAATCGGCCCGCGTCCATTGAAAATTCCCTCGGCTC is part of the Chthoniobacterales bacterium genome and harbors:
- a CDS encoding Do family serine endopeptidase; translated protein: MKRFLLFVLLLGLGLGYFYYQKQGQLTRHSTNWRPEKFTPADKPKLGEGDLEILSRLDSEYKKLSSAVVPSVVSITTSRRIEQQQIDPLEFFFGRRRQGRTRQQVQSSLGSGFIVSKEGHIVTNNHVIENMDEIQVQLADGRTAPAKILGADPVTDLAVLKIELPNITPLAMGNSDEVEVGQLVFAIGNPYGLQESVSQGIISAKGRKATSDSMVEAFQTDAAVNRGNSGGPLVNIRGEVIGVNSSIFSESGGNQGIAFAIPSNTVKNTVESVISRGKVVRGYLGVTMQVVSPELASQVGATGLDGVIVEEVMDGSPADIAGVQPGDIIKKFNGKEIADPVALRNNVSQMPIDSKVELVVLRDNQEKKLTAKILEQPENYAALAARQRRAPAPVNPRSSATPNVPAPAQAMVGIEVADAEDGGGVVVTAVDENTPAGRKLKEGDVIQEINRNPIHSVDEYRALVSTLDPNASQVLFVVRGRQRSFVVVPAR